A portion of the Daphnia magna isolate NIES linkage group LG4, ASM2063170v1.1, whole genome shotgun sequence genome contains these proteins:
- the LOC123471235 gene encoding E3 ubiquitin-protein ligase MIB2-like translates to MEIPDDDGDTALHYAAFGNQHEVMELLIKKGAVIDSTNRGRCTPLHVAVNKQFPACVQMLLKYGWDVNVQDSYGDTALHDAIGKENADIIEALASASAVDCTLRNTRGFNVLHHAALKGNYFAAERILMRSRQLVDVKKDDGFAALHLASLNGHVQMAFPRLK, encoded by the exons ATGGAAATTCCTGACGATGACGGTGATACAGCCTTACATTATGCCGCTTTTGG AAATCAGCACGAAGTTATGGAACTGCTCATAAAAAAAGGAGCCGTCATTGATAGTACTAATCGCGGACGCTGCACACCTTTGCATGTCGCTGTCAATAAGCAGTTTCCTGCTTGTGTTCAGATGCTCCTCAAATACGGATGGGACGTCAATGTTCAA GACTCGTACGGAGACACGGCCCTGCACGATGCAATCGGCAAGGAAAATGCGGATATTATAGAAGCTTTAGCTTCGGCATCAGCTGTCGATTGTACACTGAGGAACACGCGGGGTTTCAATGTTCTTCATCACGCCGCTCTCAAAGGGAATTATTT CGCGGCGGAGCGCATTTTGATGCGCAGTCGACAGCTGGTGGATGTGAAAAAGGATGACGGATTCGCAGCCCTTCATTTAGCTAGTTTGAATGGCCATGTTCAG ATGGCCTttccccgattaaaatga
- the LOC123470965 gene encoding breast cancer type 1 susceptibility protein homolog isoform X1 — MIKRFVERSWQLSKCKKCNSLLHDPVKAMCGHLFCRTCIFVKVHHHTNYTETQSDCIVCQDVDSNRDIEEVSLKISRLSSCLLQFVKDFCSEGGVTVASSIGPKQSLETKLLILTEENLYSQEVNLAMESETCSGPILISGLPSPRLTSHRTLQPTQKVDQWLMTYSDEGPSTMHKEEECENSVSVKNSETLSSQSLKVSSPYLTSSSNGKELSYDIVSAPSPPPPPGEDIDHQIKRGRPRRGRGRPRKNALPISSGENFAKKRERSNSITPELKVSGIKTPISHTNISEDIDEAIASKSTKTITTKMHSLMFPLSKNNRFHLPKGLVQNEINMTQDETRQVLVDTGVSSNKEVFEKQADSFGRECTDGDHSVNHHTDTECSTANREDTQTPESFTSNGLNLQLLPLTSTSSPQPEKSSLSQPIAHHLTPVSRPKTQNHTTSATNNRDIFADKLRNHASSLVSIGKRRTVNFFYKGRVTPRISIHSFERQPIIFTRLGKLGPILDKTTAYLPFSYGSRVDSQKMTYAQNTQTSCSTFVSLASVATQTEAIEAPCMTTEVQSQFSLSQRQVNVLSHNTLHMGDLPVSPAKQARNEENGENFSRRESDECSENMFAEAFKRTKSLSLSDNENEMAERKRRKVSSLDIVNSVPVSLMPLSVEPSPRLANEVHRELHELNTDEVAACKTVVMESDPDSDEEDILTSTPPRPAPPNRTPCKRMVFTCSGIPRPQVKLIEHWAQRIGAEVSQTYNSSVTHVIVYLDDENCAQRTLKFLYGVASGIWIVGVDWVHKCIRENRVLDEEPFEALDMDGEDGPRRARQTSQKEKLFEAFEFCCQGPFTDVTVDQLNQLLHLCGAATAPSPSQLTKRRRYTMIVIQTEDDVNLEIERTAVDWFNRHKVVSVSREWVLDCLAAYQLLPVLNQFIGKYSVSVLKLMGFDARLGV; from the exons ATGATAAAACGTTTCGTGGAACGAAGTTGGCAGTTAagcaaatgtaaaaaatg caACAGTTTACTTCATGACCCTGTGAAAGCTATGTGTGGGCATTTATTTTGTCGAACTTGCATTTTTGTGAAAGTTCACCACCATACAAATTATACAGAGACTCAGTCAGACTGTATTGTTTGCCAAGATGTAGACTCAAACAGGGATATTGAAGAGGTCAGTTTGAAGATTAGCAGACTCTCTTCTTGTCTTCTTCAGTTTGTGAAAGACTTTTGCTCTGAGGGAGGCGTCACAGTTG CTAGTTCAATTGGCCCAAAACAGAGCTTAGAAACAAAGCTGTTAATCCTAACTGAAGAAAATCTATATTCTCAAGAAGTGAATCTGGCAATGGAATCTGAAACTTGCAGTGGCCCTATACTAATATCTGGCCTACCATCCCCTCGGCTAACTAGCCATAGAACTCTGCAACCAACACAGAAAGTTGATCAATGGCTGATGACTTATTCAGATGAAGGTCCATCAACCATGCACAAGGAGGAAGAGTGTGAAAATAGCGTTAGCGTTAAAAACTCTGAAACCCTTTCTTCTCAGTCGTTGAAAGTTTCATCGCCGTATTTGACCTCTTCGTCAAACGGTAAAGAGCTGTCATACGACATTGTTTCAGCACCCAGTCCACCACCGCCGCCAGGCGAGGACATAGATCAtcag ATTAAACGGGGACGACCACGACGTGGGAGAGGTCGTCCAAGGAAAAATGCCTTGCCAATTAGTTCGGGTGAAAATTTCGCGAAAAAACGCGAGCGTTCGAATAGCATTACACCAGAACTAAAAGTGTCTGGTATCAAAACACCTATTTCACATACCAACATTTCCGAAGATATAGATGAAGCTATTGCATCCAAGTCCACGAAAACCATCACTACTAAAATGCATTCCTTGATGTTTCCCTTATCAAAAAATAACCGTTTTCACCTACCCAAAG GTTTAgttcaaaatgaaataaatatgACGCAAGACGAAACAAGACAAGTACTTGTCGATACCGGCGTTTCGTCAAATAAAGAAGTGTTTGAGAAACAGGCAGATAGTTTCGGTCGAGAATGTACCGATGGTGATCATTCTGTAAACCATCATACAGATACCGAGTGTTCTACAGCAAACCGTGAAGATACACAAACTCCGGAATCATTTACATCGAATGGATTAAACCTTCAACTACTGCCTTTAACAAGTACTTCGAGCCCTCAGCCTGAAAAATCCAGTCTGTCTCAACCGATAGCCCATCATCTGACACCAGTTTCTCGTCCTAAAACGCAAAACCATACAACTTCTGCAACAAATAACCGTGACATATTTGCCGATAAATTACGGAATCACGCGTCGTCTCTCGTATCTATTGGTAAACGGCGTactgtgaattttttttataaaggcCGTGTCACCCCTAGGATATCAATTCATTCATTTGAAAGACAACCGATTATCTTTACCCGTTTGGGGAAATTGGGCCCTATTCTTGACAAGACGACAGCATACTTACCGTTTTCATATGGTTCGCGTGTTGACTCACAGAAAATGACCTATGCTCAGAATACCCAAACCTCTTGCTCAACATTCGTCTCACTAGCTTCAGTTGCGACTCAGACAGAAGCGATTGAAGCTCCATGTATGACTACGGAAGTGCAATCACAATTTAGCCTGAGTCAACGTCAAGTAAATGTCCTCTCGCATAATACGTTACACATGGGTGATCTACCAGTATCGCCTGCTAAACAAGCGCGGAACGAAGAAAATGGCGAAAATTTTAGCAGAAGAGAGTCAGATGAATGCAGTGAAAATATGTTCGCCGAGGCATTTAAGCGGACCAAAAGTTTGTCTTTGAGTGATAATGAAAATGAGATGGCGGAACGAAAACGGAGAAAAGTCTCGTCGCTAGATATTGTCAATTCAGTTCCAGTTTCGTTAATGCCATTATCTGTGGAACCAAGTCCTAGACTAGCGAATGAAGTGCATCGAGAATTACATGAATTGAATACGGACGAAGTTGCAGCCTGCAAAACTGTGGTGATGGAAAGTGATCCAGATTCGGACGAAGAGGATATTCTTACATCTACTCCTCCACGCCCAGCTCCTCCAAATCGAACCCCGTGCAAACGCATGGTTTTTACGTGTTCAGGGATTCCG CGGCCACAGGTCAAATTGATTGAACATTGGGCTCAAAGGATTGGGGCCGAAGTATCGCAAACGTATAACTCTTCTGTTACGCATGTGATTGTTTATCTGGACGACGAAAACTGTGCACAGCGAACTCTGAAATTCTTATATGGCGTCGCTAGCGGTATTTGGATTGTAGGAGTCGACTGGGTTCATAAGTGTATCCGCGAGAATAGAGTGTTAGATGAAGAACCATTTGAAGCACTGGATATGGATGGAGAAGATGGTCCTCGCCGAGCCAGACAGACTAGTCAAAAGGAAAAGTTGTTCGAAGCTTTCGAGTTTTGCTGCCAAGGGCCCTTTACTGACGTGACGGTTGATCAGCTCAATCAGTTGTTACATTTATGTGGTGCAGCCACCGCGCCTAGTCCATCGCAACTAACAAAAAGACGGCGATATACGATGATTGTCATCCAGACCGAGGATGACGTCAACTTGGAAATTGAACGTACAGCGGTCGACTGGTTCAACAGGCACAAAGTAGTTAGCGTTTCCCGCGAATGGGTTTTAGATTGCTTGGCCGCCTATCAACTTCTTCCAGTACTCAACCAATTCATAGGTAAATATTCCGTTTCAGTGCTGAAGTTGATGGGATTTGATGCACGCCTTGGGGTATAA
- the LOC123470965 gene encoding uncharacterized protein LOC123470965 isoform X2 produces MCGHLFCRTCIFVKVHHHTNYTETQSDCIVCQDVDSNRDIEEVSLKISRLSSCLLQFVKDFCSEGGVTVASSIGPKQSLETKLLILTEENLYSQEVNLAMESETCSGPILISGLPSPRLTSHRTLQPTQKVDQWLMTYSDEGPSTMHKEEECENSVSVKNSETLSSQSLKVSSPYLTSSSNGKELSYDIVSAPSPPPPPGEDIDHQIKRGRPRRGRGRPRKNALPISSGENFAKKRERSNSITPELKVSGIKTPISHTNISEDIDEAIASKSTKTITTKMHSLMFPLSKNNRFHLPKGLVQNEINMTQDETRQVLVDTGVSSNKEVFEKQADSFGRECTDGDHSVNHHTDTECSTANREDTQTPESFTSNGLNLQLLPLTSTSSPQPEKSSLSQPIAHHLTPVSRPKTQNHTTSATNNRDIFADKLRNHASSLVSIGKRRTVNFFYKGRVTPRISIHSFERQPIIFTRLGKLGPILDKTTAYLPFSYGSRVDSQKMTYAQNTQTSCSTFVSLASVATQTEAIEAPCMTTEVQSQFSLSQRQVNVLSHNTLHMGDLPVSPAKQARNEENGENFSRRESDECSENMFAEAFKRTKSLSLSDNENEMAERKRRKVSSLDIVNSVPVSLMPLSVEPSPRLANEVHRELHELNTDEVAACKTVVMESDPDSDEEDILTSTPPRPAPPNRTPCKRMVFTCSGIPRPQVKLIEHWAQRIGAEVSQTYNSSVTHVIVYLDDENCAQRTLKFLYGVASGIWIVGVDWVHKCIRENRVLDEEPFEALDMDGEDGPRRARQTSQKEKLFEAFEFCCQGPFTDVTVDQLNQLLHLCGAATAPSPSQLTKRRRYTMIVIQTEDDVNLEIERTAVDWFNRHKVVSVSREWVLDCLAAYQLLPVLNQFIGKYSVSVLKLMGFDARLGV; encoded by the exons ATGTGTGGGCATTTATTTTGTCGAACTTGCATTTTTGTGAAAGTTCACCACCATACAAATTATACAGAGACTCAGTCAGACTGTATTGTTTGCCAAGATGTAGACTCAAACAGGGATATTGAAGAGGTCAGTTTGAAGATTAGCAGACTCTCTTCTTGTCTTCTTCAGTTTGTGAAAGACTTTTGCTCTGAGGGAGGCGTCACAGTTG CTAGTTCAATTGGCCCAAAACAGAGCTTAGAAACAAAGCTGTTAATCCTAACTGAAGAAAATCTATATTCTCAAGAAGTGAATCTGGCAATGGAATCTGAAACTTGCAGTGGCCCTATACTAATATCTGGCCTACCATCCCCTCGGCTAACTAGCCATAGAACTCTGCAACCAACACAGAAAGTTGATCAATGGCTGATGACTTATTCAGATGAAGGTCCATCAACCATGCACAAGGAGGAAGAGTGTGAAAATAGCGTTAGCGTTAAAAACTCTGAAACCCTTTCTTCTCAGTCGTTGAAAGTTTCATCGCCGTATTTGACCTCTTCGTCAAACGGTAAAGAGCTGTCATACGACATTGTTTCAGCACCCAGTCCACCACCGCCGCCAGGCGAGGACATAGATCAtcag ATTAAACGGGGACGACCACGACGTGGGAGAGGTCGTCCAAGGAAAAATGCCTTGCCAATTAGTTCGGGTGAAAATTTCGCGAAAAAACGCGAGCGTTCGAATAGCATTACACCAGAACTAAAAGTGTCTGGTATCAAAACACCTATTTCACATACCAACATTTCCGAAGATATAGATGAAGCTATTGCATCCAAGTCCACGAAAACCATCACTACTAAAATGCATTCCTTGATGTTTCCCTTATCAAAAAATAACCGTTTTCACCTACCCAAAG GTTTAgttcaaaatgaaataaatatgACGCAAGACGAAACAAGACAAGTACTTGTCGATACCGGCGTTTCGTCAAATAAAGAAGTGTTTGAGAAACAGGCAGATAGTTTCGGTCGAGAATGTACCGATGGTGATCATTCTGTAAACCATCATACAGATACCGAGTGTTCTACAGCAAACCGTGAAGATACACAAACTCCGGAATCATTTACATCGAATGGATTAAACCTTCAACTACTGCCTTTAACAAGTACTTCGAGCCCTCAGCCTGAAAAATCCAGTCTGTCTCAACCGATAGCCCATCATCTGACACCAGTTTCTCGTCCTAAAACGCAAAACCATACAACTTCTGCAACAAATAACCGTGACATATTTGCCGATAAATTACGGAATCACGCGTCGTCTCTCGTATCTATTGGTAAACGGCGTactgtgaattttttttataaaggcCGTGTCACCCCTAGGATATCAATTCATTCATTTGAAAGACAACCGATTATCTTTACCCGTTTGGGGAAATTGGGCCCTATTCTTGACAAGACGACAGCATACTTACCGTTTTCATATGGTTCGCGTGTTGACTCACAGAAAATGACCTATGCTCAGAATACCCAAACCTCTTGCTCAACATTCGTCTCACTAGCTTCAGTTGCGACTCAGACAGAAGCGATTGAAGCTCCATGTATGACTACGGAAGTGCAATCACAATTTAGCCTGAGTCAACGTCAAGTAAATGTCCTCTCGCATAATACGTTACACATGGGTGATCTACCAGTATCGCCTGCTAAACAAGCGCGGAACGAAGAAAATGGCGAAAATTTTAGCAGAAGAGAGTCAGATGAATGCAGTGAAAATATGTTCGCCGAGGCATTTAAGCGGACCAAAAGTTTGTCTTTGAGTGATAATGAAAATGAGATGGCGGAACGAAAACGGAGAAAAGTCTCGTCGCTAGATATTGTCAATTCAGTTCCAGTTTCGTTAATGCCATTATCTGTGGAACCAAGTCCTAGACTAGCGAATGAAGTGCATCGAGAATTACATGAATTGAATACGGACGAAGTTGCAGCCTGCAAAACTGTGGTGATGGAAAGTGATCCAGATTCGGACGAAGAGGATATTCTTACATCTACTCCTCCACGCCCAGCTCCTCCAAATCGAACCCCGTGCAAACGCATGGTTTTTACGTGTTCAGGGATTCCG CGGCCACAGGTCAAATTGATTGAACATTGGGCTCAAAGGATTGGGGCCGAAGTATCGCAAACGTATAACTCTTCTGTTACGCATGTGATTGTTTATCTGGACGACGAAAACTGTGCACAGCGAACTCTGAAATTCTTATATGGCGTCGCTAGCGGTATTTGGATTGTAGGAGTCGACTGGGTTCATAAGTGTATCCGCGAGAATAGAGTGTTAGATGAAGAACCATTTGAAGCACTGGATATGGATGGAGAAGATGGTCCTCGCCGAGCCAGACAGACTAGTCAAAAGGAAAAGTTGTTCGAAGCTTTCGAGTTTTGCTGCCAAGGGCCCTTTACTGACGTGACGGTTGATCAGCTCAATCAGTTGTTACATTTATGTGGTGCAGCCACCGCGCCTAGTCCATCGCAACTAACAAAAAGACGGCGATATACGATGATTGTCATCCAGACCGAGGATGACGTCAACTTGGAAATTGAACGTACAGCGGTCGACTGGTTCAACAGGCACAAAGTAGTTAGCGTTTCCCGCGAATGGGTTTTAGATTGCTTGGCCGCCTATCAACTTCTTCCAGTACTCAACCAATTCATAGGTAAATATTCCGTTTCAGTGCTGAAGTTGATGGGATTTGATGCACGCCTTGGGGTATAA